Part of the Juglans regia cultivar Chandler chromosome 14, Walnut 2.0, whole genome shotgun sequence genome, tagaattcctcctcttaaaaaaaagtgcacaaaaagaaaaggtaggaggaaaaaaaatagtgctAGCTCTTAAAGGAAACAGAGAGTTGAAGTGAGCACGTGGCGATAAGACATTTATATATTGTAACGTCGCCACCCCCTGCACCCAACCACAGAAAAGGCAAAAGATATCctatatattttcaatatctCATTTTACTGTaggaattatatatagaaaCCAAGGCTCGGAGCGTAatactgcatgcatgccaaaATTCGATGCTTCCCTGCTAATGGCGGCTCATCATGTGATGATCACTTGGTAATTAAGGACCATCTTAATTGTGTGAAATCAGAGAAATCTTCATCATTAATCCAACCTTTTCGATATTGATTTGCATGCACGCGgatgactctctctctctctgtctctctggaAGAGTGAAGAGAAGTTtcaaacttacataatttgctttGGGGGAATAATTGATAAAGAAAATGTTCTTCTTTTGCATGGGTATGACGTGGTAAAAGGAGATAACAACAACTTGATAATTAAACTATAATAATCCGAGTAAGGAGCTCATCTACAGAAAGTTTATGCATTATGGTGTAAATGGACCTTTGTTCACTCgtcataaatgaaaaaaaaatgtacattttagaaaaattgcCCGTTTTAATACTCTTTGcttgtttttttctctaatcAAGCAAgcataatattaatagaataaaatattcatattatatagTTAAGAGGTAGATCCTTTCAGCTATGTATCAAGAGAATACATCTAGGAAGAATAGCTAAGGgtatatatagaaaaaagaagattgGCCTCAACCCATTGCGCAATTGAATATGCAAATTGATTTTGTGATCGATAGATTTTTTGAACTTTCCAATAATCAAAGGATTTTAATCCAGGATGAATATCCCCAATGATCAGTAAAATTTGCCCATCTAATGTGATGTTAGCATGTTCGATGGTTGTTGTGACCAAAAGATCAACATTTCCTTCTTAAATAATTGTTTGAGATGGAGGGAAATTGCTTGTTgggttgatatatatatatatatatatatatacatatgagttGTTCATTTATATCCCTCAATGAGTATGcttaatatgtaaaaatatttaattaaatgagatagagtgtagagtcaaaATTTAAACAGAAGACATTTGTTATGATATtatgtgaaatcactactttatctcaaaattttaagatgatagaaatgtataaatttaattatttgtattatattcttaataaatataattataatattttttatttagtaaattaattaatttgttaataatcgCTTTGTGTTGTTCTTCATCTCACTATTctattttactaatattaaGAATACTACTttcctactatatatatatatatatatatatatagttatgcaatcatgtataaaaaaaaggcaaagaaaaaataaaataaaaaaggaagaagaaggaaagaagaagagcATTACTAATACTAACGGTTCGGACCACGCCGAGTAAGATGAGCTGACCATGGGTACGCGTCGTATTGAAAGCACGTGTCCCGCGATACGACCTCAGACCTCTGGTCGGAGAGACAACTTTctcatatatacaattttaattttaatttttctttttaattcttgGGTCCACAAAGGAAGTCAAATGTCCACTAGATGATCTGCTTCTCCTTGTATTTTGTAGCGACTCTGCTGCAgtgctctctctccctctctctctctctctctctccgaccCTCACATTTTTTGTATCCTTTTACGCCATCTGTACGtactctctctccttctctctctctctctctctctcacacaccaTCCAGGCACCTGCCTAGTTACTCCTTCATGCACCGTCCATGATActctctctcccactctctGCCTCTATAAATAAAACCGTCCAGCATTTCAGTCTCCCAAACTGCGACTTACTGGTGAAGTGAGCACCAAAATAAGCAAGcttcaaatacaaacaaacaaagcTGATCACTAGGAAAATGAAGCTTGCTTTTGGTGCTATTCGGCCATGCAATACACCACCTGTATCCAAATGCACGGTTTCTATGCACTACTACTCTTCCATCTCGGCCACACCCAACCACAAAAGCATCGCATTCCCACAGTTTGAGGTCTCCTGCAGCTCCCTCAAGCACGACTCTTCACAGCGCAGCCTCGCTGCTGCTCACTCCGTCAAACTCGGCAAGAGGTGGATGGAGTTCCAGGGTATTAACAACTGGGAAGGCCTGCTTGACCCTCTCGACGATAACCTACGCCGCGAAATACTCCGCTACGGCAAGTTTGTCGAGGCAGCTTATCGCTCTTTTGACTTTGACCCCTCCTCCCCAACCTATGCCACGTGTCTTCACCCCAGAAACTCGCTCTTTAGCCGGACCGGAATTGTGGAAACCGGGTATAAAATCACCAAGAACCTGCGAGCCACTTGTGGAGTCAAGTTGCCACGTTGGTTTCACAAGGCCCACCCCAATTGGGTGTCCACCCAGTCCAGCTGGATTGGCTACGTGGCGGTCTGTCAAGACAAGGAGGAGATCGCCCGGTTGGGACGACGTGACGTGGTGATCGCCTATAGGGGCACTGCAACATGTTTGGAGTGGCTCGAAAATCTACGTGCCACCTTAACTGATTTACCTAATCATCGCGACGTTCCCAAGGAGGACGGGCCAATGGTAGAGAGCGGATTTTTGAGCCTCTACACATCTAGAACCGACGCGTGTCCTAGCTTGCAAGAGATGGTGAGGGAAGAGATCGCAAAGGTGATCGAAACATACGGTGATCAAGACGAGCCCCTCAGCTTCACGATAACAGGCCACAGCCTGGGTGCGGCATTGGCTACACTCACTGCATATGATCTCACAACCAATGAAAAAGCGCCATTGGTGACGGTGATATCATTCGGTGGGCCACGCGTAGGGAACAAGGGCTTCAGGTCCCACTTAGAAGAGAGTGGGAGCAGGATACTTAGGATTGTGAACTCGGATGATGTCATCACCAAACTACCTGGCTTTGTGTTCAAGGATTGTGAGATTGCAAGGAGGAAGGGTGTACACGTGGATGGGCTTCCGGGATGGTTACAGAGGTGCGTGGAAGAGATGCAGTGGGTATATGCAGACGTCGGACAAGAGCTTAGAGTAAGTAGCAGGGAGTCACCGCACCACGTCATCAAAAAGGGTGATATGGCCACGTGTCACGACCTGAAGACATAT contains:
- the LOC109015008 gene encoding phospholipase A(1) DAD1, chloroplastic-like codes for the protein MKLAFGAIRPCNTPPVSKCTVSMHYYSSISATPNHKSIAFPQFEVSCSSLKHDSSQRSLAAAHSVKLGKRWMEFQGINNWEGLLDPLDDNLRREILRYGKFVEAAYRSFDFDPSSPTYATCLHPRNSLFSRTGIVETGYKITKNLRATCGVKLPRWFHKAHPNWVSTQSSWIGYVAVCQDKEEIARLGRRDVVIAYRGTATCLEWLENLRATLTDLPNHRDVPKEDGPMVESGFLSLYTSRTDACPSLQEMVREEIAKVIETYGDQDEPLSFTITGHSLGAALATLTAYDLTTNEKAPLVTVISFGGPRVGNKGFRSHLEESGSRILRIVNSDDVITKLPGFVFKDCEIARRKGVHVDGLPGWLQRCVEEMQWVYADVGQELRVSSRESPHHVIKKGDMATCHDLKTYLHLVNGFVSSTCPFRATAQT